The following are encoded together in the Tursiops truncatus isolate mTurTru1 chromosome 10, mTurTru1.mat.Y, whole genome shotgun sequence genome:
- the CSPG5 gene encoding chondroitin sulfate proteoglycan 5 isoform X2 — MGRAEGGVPGRGPPPLLLLLGATLVLATGAAPVREAGRAVEADRQVKRVLAWEPRANDTREKAGPPAAGEDETSRTAPGGEHAVVGPGVGPEEALEASAAVTDTTWLEADNPGLGGVTAEAGSGDTQALPATLPAPDEALGQSSTPPATPEATEANGPLSPTPGDKLSPDPELPKESPLEVWLNLGGSTPDPHGPEPTYPFQGTLEPHTASDIIDIDYFEGLDGEGRGADLGSFPGSPGTSEHHPDPGEETPSWSLLDLYDDFTPFDESDFYPTTSFYDDLDEEEEEEEDDKDAAGGRDLEDENENDLLVPTEKPGLGPGTGQPTGRWHAVPPQHTLGMVPGSSIALRPRPREPGRDLAPSENVTECRSGFVQHNGSCRSVCDLFPSYCHNGGQCYLVENIGAFCRCNTQDYIWHKGMRCESIITDFQVMCVAVGSAALVLLLLFMMTVFFAKKLYLLKTENTKLRRTKMILVLPIKSRKLSSPA; from the exons ATGGGTCGAGCCGAGGGCGGGGTCCCGGGTCGGgggccgccgccgctgctgctgcttctggggGCCACGCTGGTCCTCGCCACTGGGGCCGCACCGG tgCGTGAGGCGGGCAGAGCCGTCGAGGCAGACAGGCAGGTGAAGAGAGTCCTGGCATGGGAGCCGCGTGCTAACGACACGCGGGAGAAGGCCGGCCCACCAGCAGCTGGGGAAGATGAGACCTCTCGGACTGCGCCCGGCGGCGAGCATGCGGTGGTGGGCCCTGGGGTCGGGCCAGAGGAGGCTCTGGAGGCATCGGCGGCGGTGACAGACACAACCTGGCTGGAGGCGGACAACCCAGGCCTGGGCGGAGTGACGGCAGAGGCGGGCAGCGGCGACACCCAGGCCCTTCCAGCCACGCTCCCGGCTCCCGACGAGGCCCTCGGGCAGTCATCGACGCCCCCCGCCACCCCCGAGGCTACAGAGGCCAACGGGCCACTCTCCCCCACTCCTGGCGACAAGCTGAGCCCAGACCCTGAACTCCCCAAGGAGAGCCCCTTGGAGGTTTGGCTGAACCTGGGAGGCAGCACACCTGACCCTCATGGGCCAGAGCCCACGTACCCCTTTCAGGGCACACTAGAGCCCCACACGGCgtcagatataattgacatcgACTACTTCGAAGGATTGGATGGTGAGGGCCGTGGCGCCGACCTGGGGagcttccctgggtctccaggtaCCTCAGAGCACCACCCTGATCCTGGGGAAGAGACCCCTTCCTGGAGCCTGCTTGACTTATACGATGACTTCACCCCCTTTGATGAATCTGATTTCTACCCTACCACATCCTTCTATGATGACTTggatgaagaagaggaggaagaggaggatgacaAGGACGCAGCAGGAGGCagagacctggaagatgaaaatgaaaatgacctTCTAGTGCCCACTGAGAAACCTGGTCTGGGGCCCGGGACAGGCCAGCCCACCGGTCGGTGGCATGCTGTCCCTCCACAGCATACTTTGGGGATGGTCCCCGGCAGCAGCATCGCCCTCAGGCCCCGCCCAAGAGAGCCAGGCAGGGACCTGGCCCCAAGCGAGAATGTCACTGAGTGCCGCAGTGGCTTTGTGCAACATAACGGCTCCTGCCGGTCAGTGTGCGACCTCTTCCCAAGCTACTGTCACAATGGCGGCCAGTGCTACCTGGTGGAGAACATAGGGGCCTTCTGCAG GTGCAACACACAGGACTACATCTGGCACAAGGGGATGCGCTGCGAGTCCATCATCACTGACTTCCAGGTGATGTGTGTGGCCGTAGGCTCGGCTGCCCTTGTGCTGCTCCTGCTCTTCATGATGACGGTGTTCTTCGCCAAGAAGCTCTATCTGCTCAAGACAGAGAACACCAAGCTGCGCAGGACCAA gaTGATTCTAGTGCTCCCCATAAAATCCAGGAAGCTCTCAAGTCCTGCCTGA
- the CSPG5 gene encoding chondroitin sulfate proteoglycan 5 isoform X1 has translation MGRAEGGVPGRGPPPLLLLLGATLVLATGAAPVREAGRAVEADRQVKRVLAWEPRANDTREKAGPPAAGEDETSRTAPGGEHAVVGPGVGPEEALEASAAVTDTTWLEADNPGLGGVTAEAGSGDTQALPATLPAPDEALGQSSTPPATPEATEANGPLSPTPGDKLSPDPELPKESPLEVWLNLGGSTPDPHGPEPTYPFQGTLEPHTASDIIDIDYFEGLDGEGRGADLGSFPGSPGTSEHHPDPGEETPSWSLLDLYDDFTPFDESDFYPTTSFYDDLDEEEEEEEDDKDAAGGRDLEDENENDLLVPTEKPGLGPGTGQPTGRWHAVPPQHTLGMVPGSSIALRPRPREPGRDLAPSENVTECRSGFVQHNGSCRSVCDLFPSYCHNGGQCYLVENIGAFCRCNTQDYIWHKGMRCESIITDFQVMCVAVGSAALVLLLLFMMTVFFAKKLYLLKTENTKLRRTNKFRTPSELHNDNFSLSTIAEGSHPNDDSSAPHKIQEALKSCLKEEEPFNIQNSMSPKLEGGKGDQADLEVNCLQNNLT, from the exons ATGGGTCGAGCCGAGGGCGGGGTCCCGGGTCGGgggccgccgccgctgctgctgcttctggggGCCACGCTGGTCCTCGCCACTGGGGCCGCACCGG tgCGTGAGGCGGGCAGAGCCGTCGAGGCAGACAGGCAGGTGAAGAGAGTCCTGGCATGGGAGCCGCGTGCTAACGACACGCGGGAGAAGGCCGGCCCACCAGCAGCTGGGGAAGATGAGACCTCTCGGACTGCGCCCGGCGGCGAGCATGCGGTGGTGGGCCCTGGGGTCGGGCCAGAGGAGGCTCTGGAGGCATCGGCGGCGGTGACAGACACAACCTGGCTGGAGGCGGACAACCCAGGCCTGGGCGGAGTGACGGCAGAGGCGGGCAGCGGCGACACCCAGGCCCTTCCAGCCACGCTCCCGGCTCCCGACGAGGCCCTCGGGCAGTCATCGACGCCCCCCGCCACCCCCGAGGCTACAGAGGCCAACGGGCCACTCTCCCCCACTCCTGGCGACAAGCTGAGCCCAGACCCTGAACTCCCCAAGGAGAGCCCCTTGGAGGTTTGGCTGAACCTGGGAGGCAGCACACCTGACCCTCATGGGCCAGAGCCCACGTACCCCTTTCAGGGCACACTAGAGCCCCACACGGCgtcagatataattgacatcgACTACTTCGAAGGATTGGATGGTGAGGGCCGTGGCGCCGACCTGGGGagcttccctgggtctccaggtaCCTCAGAGCACCACCCTGATCCTGGGGAAGAGACCCCTTCCTGGAGCCTGCTTGACTTATACGATGACTTCACCCCCTTTGATGAATCTGATTTCTACCCTACCACATCCTTCTATGATGACTTggatgaagaagaggaggaagaggaggatgacaAGGACGCAGCAGGAGGCagagacctggaagatgaaaatgaaaatgacctTCTAGTGCCCACTGAGAAACCTGGTCTGGGGCCCGGGACAGGCCAGCCCACCGGTCGGTGGCATGCTGTCCCTCCACAGCATACTTTGGGGATGGTCCCCGGCAGCAGCATCGCCCTCAGGCCCCGCCCAAGAGAGCCAGGCAGGGACCTGGCCCCAAGCGAGAATGTCACTGAGTGCCGCAGTGGCTTTGTGCAACATAACGGCTCCTGCCGGTCAGTGTGCGACCTCTTCCCAAGCTACTGTCACAATGGCGGCCAGTGCTACCTGGTGGAGAACATAGGGGCCTTCTGCAG GTGCAACACACAGGACTACATCTGGCACAAGGGGATGCGCTGCGAGTCCATCATCACTGACTTCCAGGTGATGTGTGTGGCCGTAGGCTCGGCTGCCCTTGTGCTGCTCCTGCTCTTCATGATGACGGTGTTCTTCGCCAAGAAGCTCTATCTGCTCAAGACAGAGAACACCAAGCTGCGCAGGACCAA CAAATTCCGGACCCCATCTGAGCTCCACAATGATAACTTCTCCCTCTCCACCATTGCTGAGGGCTCTCACCCAAAC gaTGATTCTAGTGCTCCCCATAAAATCCAGGAAGCTCTCAAGTCCTGCCTGAAAGAGGAGGAGCCATTTAACATTCAGAACTCCATGTCGCCCAAACTCGAGGGTGGCAAAGGTGACCAGGCCGACTTGGAGGTGAATTGTCTTCAGAACAACTTAACCTAA